A section of the Cottoperca gobio chromosome 17, fCotGob3.1, whole genome shotgun sequence genome encodes:
- the LOC115022617 gene encoding ras-related protein Rap-2b-like, whose amino-acid sequence MREYKVVVLGSGGVGKSALTVQFVTGSFIEKYDPTIEDFYRKEIEVDSSPSVLEILDTAGTEQFASMRDLYIKNGQGFILVYSLVNQQSFQDIKPMRDQIIRVKRYERVPMILVGNKVDLEGEREVSSGEGKALAQEWNCPFIETSAKNKGSVDELFAEIVRQMNYSTVPSGGNQCCSCVLL is encoded by the coding sequence ATGAGGGAGTACAAAGTGGTTGTTTTGGGGTCGGGTGGAGTCGGCAAATCCGCGCTGACGGTCCAGTTCGTGACGGGCTCCTTCATCGAGAAGTACGACCCGACGATAGAGGATTTCTACAGGAAGGAGATCGAGGTGGACTCGTCCCCGTCGGTGCTGGAGATCCTGGACACGGCGGGGACCGAGCAGTTCGCCTCCATGCGAGACCTGTACATCAAGAACGGGCAGGGCTTTATTTTGGTTTACAGCCTGGTGAACCAGCAGAGCTTCCAGGACATCAAGCCGATGAGAGACCAGATCATCCGGGTGAAGAGATACGAGAGGGTGCCCATGATCCTGGTGGGAAACAAGGTGGACCTGGAGGGGGAACGAGAGGTGTCTTCCGGGGAAGGCAAGGCGCTGGCCCAGGAATGGAACTGCCCGTTTATTGAAACTTCAGCCAAAAATAAAGGATCGGTCGACGAACTGTTTGCAGAAATAGTCAGACAGATGAACTATTCAACTGTTCCCAGTGGTGGCAACCAGTGCTGTTCATGTGTCCTGCTCTAA